A region from the Candidatus Eisenbacteria bacterium genome encodes:
- a CDS encoding (Fe-S)-binding protein — translation MHKKQFAAPPARVALFVTCMVDMLYPEVGMATVDLLERQGVEVYFPPEQTCCGQPAFNAGFRDEARILARRFLDIFEPLVR, via the coding sequence ATGCACAAGAAACAATTTGCTGCCCCGCCAGCGCGCGTGGCGCTATTTGTCACCTGTATGGTCGATATGCTCTATCCCGAAGTGGGCATGGCGACGGTCGATCTATTGGAGCGCCAAGGCGTCGAAGTCTACTTTCCCCCCGAGCAGACCTGTTGCGGCCAGCCGGCCTTCAACGCCGGTTTTCGCGACGAAGCGCGCATCCTGGCCCGACGCTTTCTCGACATCTTCGAACCACTGGTGCG